From Sporosarcina sp. Marseille-Q4943, the proteins below share one genomic window:
- a CDS encoding SepM family pheromone-processing serine protease, translated as MRVKKIGLYAVAVLFLLFLFIYPLDAYISKPGGAYDLAPIVEVEGGDKDDVGTFNLMTIAIGKATPFSYVVSKFSDRMKLLPTNKVRREGEDDKEYNIRQKKLMSDSQFNAITVAFSKAGIPVNVTYDGVFVVSVLKGGASDGKLEAGDKIRSVDGVQLKKVGQFASAISGKGEGDKVTVSVERDGKLHDIEIILSEIPKSEGRIGLGVQFQEDRELATDPIVDIHTADIGGPSAGLMFTLEIMNQLVDEDLTKGYNIAGTGEMLSDGTVGRIGGADFKVMAADREGVEIFFAPNDYLPDEVRKKNPGIMTNYEEAVKTAEKIGTKMKIVPVATIDDALDYLNDLDEK; from the coding sequence ATGAGGGTGAAAAAGATTGGATTGTATGCGGTCGCTGTGCTTTTTTTATTGTTTTTATTCATTTATCCTCTCGATGCATACATATCAAAACCAGGTGGGGCGTATGACTTGGCGCCGATTGTAGAAGTCGAGGGAGGGGATAAGGATGATGTTGGGACCTTCAATCTCATGACCATTGCCATTGGAAAGGCAACTCCTTTTTCTTACGTCGTATCCAAGTTTTCCGATCGTATGAAATTGCTTCCAACCAACAAAGTCAGAAGGGAAGGGGAGGATGACAAGGAATATAATATCCGTCAAAAAAAACTCATGTCTGACTCCCAGTTCAACGCCATCACCGTGGCATTCAGCAAAGCTGGCATTCCAGTCAACGTTACATATGACGGCGTCTTTGTCGTATCTGTCTTAAAGGGCGGAGCGTCAGATGGAAAGCTTGAGGCGGGAGATAAAATTCGATCCGTTGATGGAGTGCAATTGAAGAAGGTCGGACAATTTGCATCGGCGATTTCCGGGAAAGGCGAAGGCGATAAAGTTACGGTTTCCGTCGAACGGGATGGGAAGCTGCACGATATTGAAATCATTTTAAGTGAAATACCAAAATCTGAAGGTCGAATCGGTTTAGGTGTACAATTCCAAGAGGATCGCGAACTTGCAACTGATCCGATAGTGGATATCCATACTGCCGATATCGGTGGTCCTTCCGCTGGGCTTATGTTCACATTGGAAATAATGAATCAACTGGTGGACGAAGACTTGACGAAAGGATACAACATTGCGGGGACCGGGGAAATGCTGTCCGATGGAACTGTCGGACGGATTGGCGGCGCCGATTTCAAAGTTATGGCGGCTGATCGTGAAGGGGTTGAAATCTTTTTCGCACCAAACGATTATTTGCCGGATGAAGTTCGAAAAAAGAATCCTGGAATTATGACGAACTATGAGGAAGCTGTAAAAACGGCAGAAAAAATAGGTACGAAAATGAAAATCGTACCCGTTGCCACTATAGATGATGCTTTGGATTATTTGAATGACTTGGATGAAAAGTGA
- the coaD gene encoding pantetheine-phosphate adenylyltransferase, which translates to MTKIAVVPGSFDPITNGHLDIIERAAKVFPEVRVAVMNNSSKNPLFTVEERIELIRAVTSKFPNVIIDSSSGLLIDYARSAGASVIVRGLRAISDFEYEMQITSMNRMLDESIETFFVMTKNQYSFLSSSIVKEVARYGGDISVLVPSVVEKALQEKFR; encoded by the coding sequence ATGACAAAAATAGCAGTTGTGCCGGGCAGCTTCGATCCTATTACAAACGGACATCTCGACATTATCGAGCGGGCGGCTAAAGTCTTTCCCGAAGTGAGAGTGGCTGTCATGAACAATTCATCCAAAAATCCTTTGTTCACAGTGGAAGAACGGATTGAATTGATACGTGCCGTCACATCGAAATTTCCGAATGTCATCATAGACTCTTCATCAGGTCTACTAATCGATTATGCCCGCAGTGCTGGGGCTTCGGTCATTGTTCGGGGGTTGCGTGCCATTTCCGACTTTGAATATGAAATGCAAATTACATCCATGAACCGGATGTTGGATGAAAGCATAGAAACATTCTTCGTAATGACGAAAAATCAATATTCATTTCTAAGTTCGAGCATTGTCAAAGAGGTTGCGCGTTACGGAGGAGATATTTCCGTTCTTGTTCCTTCCGTAGTCGAGAAGGCATTGCAAGAAAAGTTTAGATGA
- a CDS encoding nucleotidyltransferase, translating to MKATGIVVEYNPLHNGHVYHAQQARKATDADVIIAVMSGNFLQRGEPAFVDKWTRTKMALASGVDIVLELPYRFATANAPLFAQGAIELLDAAGCSAFCFGSEDGNIEPFQNSIRLITSHTDEYEAAVKNAIAEGLSYPMALNRAYKTIQEGQPALSLADLSMPNNILGFHYMQASQSIGSTMEAVTIKRMGAGYHDETLDNEKIASATGIRKSFFGSETLDDVSDFIPVATRDLLIEWQSERKRFGSWESFYPFLRFVILRDGPSQLRGIADVSEGIENLIFRAAQSHDSFQTFMDAVKSKRYTWTRIQRMLTHILTGFTIETRAEMEKPAYLRLLGMTNNGRSFLSGRKKRLNLPLISKVASFSDPSLKMDIAASDIYALALGNGTSDSKIGLDYQIAPIMENHFSSKSFK from the coding sequence TTGAAAGCTACAGGTATCGTCGTTGAATATAATCCATTACATAATGGACATGTCTACCATGCACAGCAGGCAAGAAAGGCCACTGATGCGGATGTTATTATCGCAGTCATGAGCGGCAATTTCCTGCAAAGAGGCGAACCCGCTTTTGTCGATAAATGGACGCGCACGAAGATGGCGTTAGCATCCGGCGTGGACATCGTACTTGAGCTGCCATACCGCTTCGCGACAGCAAATGCCCCCTTATTTGCGCAAGGGGCTATTGAGTTGCTAGATGCGGCTGGATGCAGCGCATTCTGTTTCGGAAGCGAAGACGGCAATATAGAGCCTTTCCAAAACAGCATACGTCTCATCACGAGCCATACCGATGAATACGAAGCAGCAGTGAAAAATGCGATCGCAGAAGGCTTGAGCTACCCAATGGCCTTGAATAGGGCATACAAAACAATTCAAGAGGGGCAACCTGCGCTTTCTCTGGCTGACTTGTCCATGCCGAATAATATCTTGGGATTCCATTATATGCAAGCTTCGCAGTCAATCGGTTCAACAATGGAAGCCGTAACAATCAAACGGATGGGGGCCGGCTACCACGACGAAACATTGGATAATGAAAAAATCGCAAGTGCGACAGGCATCCGAAAATCCTTCTTCGGATCGGAAACCCTCGATGATGTTTCAGATTTCATTCCTGTTGCTACTAGAGATTTACTTATCGAATGGCAATCGGAAAGAAAGAGATTCGGCAGTTGGGAAAGCTTTTACCCATTTCTTCGATTCGTCATTTTACGTGATGGACCTTCTCAGTTACGCGGTATTGCCGATGTTTCGGAAGGAATCGAGAACCTCATTTTCCGTGCTGCACAATCACATGATTCATTCCAAACATTCATGGATGCAGTGAAATCCAAGCGCTATACATGGACACGGATACAAAGGATGCTTACACATATACTGACAGGTTTCACGATAGAAACGCGAGCTGAAATGGAGAAACCCGCTTATTTGCGATTGCTCGGGATGACAAACAATGGACGCTCGTTTTTGAGCGGAAGGAAAAAGCGTCTCAATTTGCCGCTCATAAGCAAAGTCGCTTCTTTTTCCGACCCTTCACTAAAGATGGACATTGCCGCATCCGATATTTATGCACTAGCGCTCGGAAATGGTACGAGTGATTCCAAAATCGGCTTGGATTATCAAATAGCCCCGATTATGGAAAATCACTTTTCATCCAAGTCATTCAAATAA
- a CDS encoding YlbG family protein translates to MIDRQGIIVYLHHLKQAKSLRKYGHVHYISRKMKYVVIYCDQVDVDDTIRKLERLPSVKKVLPSYRPFVKTEYENAKPDKAKEYDYKIGL, encoded by the coding sequence ATGATTGATCGACAAGGGATAATTGTATATCTCCATCATTTGAAACAGGCCAAATCGTTGCGAAAGTATGGCCATGTTCATTACATTTCTAGAAAAATGAAATATGTTGTCATTTATTGTGATCAAGTGGACGTGGATGATACAATCCGTAAACTTGAACGGCTTCCGTCCGTTAAAAAGGTGCTGCCGTCGTATCGGCCATTCGTCAAGACGGAATATGAGAACGCTAAACCAGACAAAGCGAAGGAATACGATTATAAAATTGGCCTGTAA
- a CDS encoding acyl-CoA carboxylase subunit beta — protein sequence MTNITEQTSYNEKLKTRIDKVLSGGHPKYHEKLKEQNKLFVRDRLRLLFDNGEYMEDGRFANCEADDLPADGVVTAMGKVNGQTVCVMANDSTVKAGSWGSRTVEKIIRIQEIAEKNRVPMLYLVDSAGARITDQLEMFPNRRGAGRIFHNQVRLSGFIPQICLLFGPSAAGGAYIPAFCDIVIMVEGNASMYLGSPRMAEKVIGEKVTLEEMGGARMHCSVSGCGDVLVESEEKAISEARRYLEYFPANFTEKPSLKDAVAAKSGRTLEEIIPENQNAPFDMYEAIDALIDEGSFFDIKKLFAPELITGLARIEGQPVGIIANQPKVKGGVLFVDSADKAAKFINLCDAFSIPLLFLADVPGFMIGTKVERDGIIRHGAKLIMAMSSATVPKISVVVRKAYGAGLYAMAGPAFEPDVCIALPTAQIAVMGPEAAVNAVYSNKIEAIEDPKEKIAFVQAKHKEYKEEIDIYKMASELIIDEIIAPSHLRNVLADRFRFYSTKEVPLPPKKHPVYPV from the coding sequence ATGACAAACATAACAGAACAGACTAGTTATAATGAAAAACTGAAAACAAGAATTGACAAGGTATTATCTGGAGGGCATCCGAAATATCACGAAAAATTGAAGGAACAGAATAAGCTGTTTGTACGTGACCGTCTCAGACTCCTATTCGATAATGGGGAATATATGGAGGACGGCAGGTTCGCAAATTGCGAAGCCGATGATCTGCCTGCAGACGGTGTTGTTACTGCCATGGGCAAAGTAAATGGGCAAACTGTTTGTGTCATGGCGAATGATTCGACAGTGAAAGCTGGTTCGTGGGGGTCAAGGACGGTTGAGAAAATCATTCGCATCCAAGAGATTGCAGAAAAGAATAGAGTGCCGATGCTCTACCTTGTCGATTCTGCAGGTGCACGGATTACGGATCAGCTTGAAATGTTTCCGAACCGTCGGGGTGCCGGGAGGATTTTCCATAACCAGGTGAGGCTATCGGGCTTCATCCCGCAAATCTGCCTATTGTTTGGACCATCAGCGGCAGGAGGAGCTTACATCCCTGCATTTTGTGATATCGTCATCATGGTGGAGGGGAATGCTTCCATGTACTTGGGATCCCCGCGGATGGCGGAAAAGGTGATTGGCGAGAAAGTGACTTTGGAAGAGATGGGTGGCGCGAGAATGCATTGCTCTGTCAGTGGATGCGGAGATGTACTCGTTGAGAGCGAAGAGAAAGCGATCAGTGAAGCACGTCGCTATCTCGAATACTTTCCGGCTAACTTTACCGAGAAACCTTCCTTGAAAGATGCAGTAGCAGCTAAGTCAGGAAGAACCCTCGAGGAAATCATCCCGGAGAATCAAAATGCGCCGTTCGATATGTATGAAGCGATAGATGCGTTGATCGATGAAGGTAGTTTCTTTGATATTAAGAAATTGTTTGCTCCGGAACTTATTACCGGACTTGCGCGGATTGAGGGGCAACCTGTTGGAATCATTGCCAACCAGCCGAAGGTGAAAGGGGGCGTCCTTTTCGTCGACTCGGCGGATAAGGCGGCCAAATTCATTAACTTATGCGATGCATTTTCAATTCCGTTGCTGTTTTTGGCGGACGTTCCAGGCTTTATGATCGGAACAAAAGTCGAACGCGATGGCATTATTCGTCACGGTGCTAAATTGATCATGGCGATGAGCTCGGCAACGGTCCCTAAAATTTCCGTCGTTGTCCGGAAAGCTTATGGTGCTGGACTCTATGCGATGGCCGGTCCGGCATTCGAGCCTGATGTATGCATTGCATTGCCGACTGCGCAAATTGCAGTGATGGGTCCGGAAGCTGCAGTCAATGCCGTTTATTCGAATAAAATCGAAGCGATCGAGGATCCGAAAGAGAAAATCGCTTTCGTCCAGGCGAAACATAAAGAATATAAAGAGGAAATCGATATTTACAAGATGGCTTCCGAGTTGATCATCGATGAAATTATCGCACCTTCACATTTGCGGAATGTGCTTGCGGACCGTTTCCGTTTTTATTCGACAAAAGAAGTTCCATTACCACCTAAAAAACATCCTGTCTATCCTGTATAA
- the rpmF gene encoding 50S ribosomal protein L32: MAVPKRRTSKTAKRLRRTHFKLQVPGMTTCENCGEMKLAHRVCKSCGHYKGKDVVGE; this comes from the coding sequence ATGGCAGTACCAAAAAGAAGAACTTCAAAAACAGCTAAAAGACTTCGTCGTACGCATTTCAAACTACAAGTTCCAGGCATGACAACTTGTGAAAATTGCGGCGAAATGAAACTTGCGCACCGCGTTTGCAAATCTTGCGGTCATTACAAAGGAAAAGACGTAGTAGGAGAATAA
- the rsmD gene encoding 16S rRNA (guanine(966)-N(2))-methyltransferase RsmD, which produces MRVVSGSRKGTPLKSIPGNLTRPTSDKVKESIFNMIGPYFDGGIAVELFGGSGSLSIESLSRGADEAYIFEKNPKACSVIRANVEKCRFTDQVHIIRNDARNAVRTLPSDITIDLLFIDPPYAETKFYDLADAIVKAGMLSDEAIIICEHEKQLTLPDAYGDYVKTKTPIYGNSAISIYMK; this is translated from the coding sequence ATGAGAGTCGTATCCGGATCCAGAAAAGGAACACCATTAAAATCAATACCTGGCAATTTGACGAGGCCGACTTCTGACAAGGTGAAAGAATCCATCTTCAATATGATTGGCCCATATTTTGACGGAGGAATCGCTGTAGAGCTTTTTGGCGGCAGTGGTTCCCTTTCCATCGAATCATTGTCCAGGGGAGCGGATGAAGCATACATTTTCGAGAAGAATCCAAAAGCCTGCTCCGTCATTCGTGCAAATGTTGAAAAATGCAGATTTACCGATCAAGTACATATCATTAGGAACGATGCAAGGAACGCTGTTCGGACATTGCCGTCCGATATAACGATAGATTTGCTTTTCATCGACCCACCGTATGCCGAAACGAAATTTTACGACTTGGCGGACGCAATCGTGAAAGCGGGCATGTTGTCCGACGAGGCGATCATCATTTGTGAGCATGAAAAGCAATTGACGCTTCCGGATGCTTATGGTGATTATGTAAAGACCAAGACCCCGATTTATGGAAACAGCGCGATATCCATCTATATGAAATGA
- a CDS encoding glycerophosphodiester phosphodiesterase family protein gives MGRKTKVALTVGAASVAAWAASKVVAKPQPRPQKEALEFKDPVVLSLRGGMKYAPEHTMAAFSKSAELGVHGFAVDIRLTKDEEIILFHDDIADRTTDFSGKISDYTIDELKKADAGYMFQDEEGNFPFRDKGEKIVSLRELLTAYPHMLIAINLKDSPDTYEGSLMPSKLWRLLEETGAEERVIVMSAFDEQTDRFNLYAQNKVATGAGNDEVKKAYASFSSKFGHLYNPRADLFCIAEKLGPFPLNTESFISFLSNLNISVYYNHVTDRDAFVKLLNAGASGFVTDEPEMAMEVIQENS, from the coding sequence ATGGGAAGAAAAACGAAAGTGGCGCTTACAGTCGGAGCAGCGAGCGTAGCAGCATGGGCCGCATCTAAAGTAGTCGCCAAGCCCCAACCCCGCCCCCAGAAGGAAGCACTTGAATTCAAAGATCCGGTCGTCCTATCGCTTCGCGGAGGAATGAAATACGCTCCGGAGCATACGATGGCAGCGTTCTCAAAATCGGCAGAACTCGGAGTCCATGGGTTTGCCGTAGACATCAGATTGACAAAAGACGAGGAAATTATTCTCTTCCATGATGATATTGCAGATCGGACGACGGATTTTTCCGGAAAGATTTCCGATTATACGATAGATGAATTGAAAAAAGCAGATGCTGGCTATATGTTTCAGGATGAGGAGGGGAACTTCCCTTTCCGCGATAAGGGCGAGAAAATTGTCAGTTTACGAGAATTATTAACGGCCTACCCCCATATGCTGATCGCTATCAATCTAAAGGACTCGCCGGATACATATGAAGGCAGCCTAATGCCATCCAAGTTATGGCGTCTATTGGAGGAAACCGGGGCGGAGGAGCGTGTAATCGTCATGAGTGCATTTGATGAACAAACAGACCGTTTCAATCTATACGCTCAAAATAAAGTGGCTACAGGAGCTGGAAATGACGAAGTGAAAAAAGCGTACGCATCTTTTTCAAGTAAATTCGGACATTTGTACAACCCACGTGCAGACCTATTTTGCATTGCTGAAAAATTAGGTCCATTTCCGTTGAATACGGAAAGTTTCATAAGTTTCCTTTCCAATCTGAATATCTCTGTTTACTATAATCATGTCACTGATCGTGATGCATTTGTGAAGCTCTTGAACGCCGGAGCTTCGGGCTTTGTCACTGATGAGCCGGAAATGGCTATGGAAGTCATCCAAGAAAATTCATAA
- a CDS encoding biotin/lipoyl-binding carrier protein, with the protein MTQLKAAMAGTVFTVNVAEGDEVQVGQVIIVLESMKMEIPVETEVSGKVTAINVQVGDFVNEDDVLAVIES; encoded by the coding sequence ATGACACAATTAAAAGCTGCGATGGCAGGTACAGTATTTACAGTGAATGTTGCCGAAGGGGATGAAGTGCAGGTGGGTCAAGTAATCATTGTCCTCGAGTCGATGAAAATGGAAATTCCTGTAGAAACAGAAGTTTCAGGAAAAGTGACAGCTATCAATGTCCAAGTCGGAGATTTCGTAAATGAAGATGACGTATTGGCAGTAATAGAAAGCTGA
- a CDS encoding DUF177 domain-containing protein — translation MKWSIHQLQKYRQGALPLDEAVNLDSVKKRNPEIRDIKPVHVTGSCIIGSKKLTCHFHLEGVMTLPCSRTWDDVEFPFSVETDEQFSWDEATLATDDMIHPVIGEIIDPTPIFEELVLLEVPLQVFSDKAEKMKSAEGKGWSFASNEEYEERLREEKDKKVDPRLAGLADFFNSDKE, via the coding sequence GTGAAATGGTCCATTCATCAATTACAGAAATACAGGCAAGGAGCATTGCCGCTTGACGAAGCGGTCAACCTTGACTCCGTCAAAAAACGGAATCCGGAAATCCGGGATATTAAGCCTGTCCATGTAACGGGAAGCTGTATAATCGGTTCGAAAAAACTGACATGCCATTTCCACCTTGAAGGTGTGATGACATTACCTTGTTCTCGAACATGGGATGATGTCGAATTTCCATTTTCAGTGGAAACGGACGAGCAGTTCAGTTGGGATGAAGCGACACTTGCTACGGATGATATGATTCACCCGGTTATCGGCGAGATCATCGATCCGACCCCGATTTTTGAAGAGTTGGTTCTTCTTGAAGTGCCTTTACAAGTTTTCAGCGATAAAGCCGAAAAGATGAAAAGTGCAGAGGGGAAAGGCTGGTCTTTCGCATCCAACGAAGAATACGAGGAGCGGCTCCGTGAAGAAAAGGATAAGAAAGTTGATCCGCGCTTAGCTGGATTAGCTGATTTTTTCAACTCGGACAAGGAATAG
- a CDS encoding acetyl/propionyl/methylcrotonyl-CoA carboxylase subunit alpha, whose protein sequence is MNKILIANRGEIALRIMKTCKRLGIKTVAVHSEADEHMPFVKFADEAYSIGPGPVVQSYLKADDIIGIALKVGADAIHPGYGLLSENAAFARKVRDAGLVFIGPDAETIELMGDKIASRLKMKDAGVPVVPGTDQGVASLEEAIQAAELIGYPIMLKASAGGGGIGMVRCESEQALSQHFQSVKSRAKAYFGDDVVFLEKFVQNARHIEVQIFGDDKGNIVHLFERNCSVQRRNQKVIEESPSPSLNKEVGEQLYEAAVAAGKAVQYRNAGTVEFILSENDDFYFLEMNTRLQVEHPVTEEVTGYDLVEWQIEVARGNELPVKDQNRIKSYGHAIEFRIYAEDPTTFMPSPGTIRKMQWNDFAQVRIDSGYEEGGSVTPFYDPMIAKVIVHADGRQEAINKAEEFFKSFTIEGVKSNIPLFQKFIGSEEFESGNYNTNVLADWLKTKKEEVKK, encoded by the coding sequence ATGAACAAGATACTTATTGCGAATCGTGGGGAAATCGCATTGAGAATCATGAAAACATGCAAGCGGCTTGGCATAAAGACCGTTGCCGTCCATTCGGAGGCCGATGAGCATATGCCGTTCGTGAAATTTGCGGATGAAGCGTATAGTATCGGACCAGGTCCTGTAGTGCAGTCCTATTTGAAAGCGGATGACATTATCGGCATCGCCTTGAAAGTCGGAGCGGACGCAATTCATCCGGGCTATGGACTTTTGTCCGAAAATGCCGCTTTCGCACGAAAAGTGAGAGACGCAGGTTTGGTGTTTATCGGTCCCGATGCGGAAACGATCGAATTGATGGGCGATAAGATTGCTTCAAGATTGAAGATGAAAGATGCCGGTGTACCGGTTGTTCCAGGTACGGATCAAGGAGTCGCCTCTTTGGAAGAAGCGATACAGGCTGCAGAATTGATTGGGTATCCAATCATGTTGAAAGCGAGTGCCGGCGGTGGGGGCATCGGAATGGTGCGATGCGAAAGTGAGCAAGCGCTCAGTCAGCATTTTCAATCTGTCAAAAGCAGAGCGAAAGCCTATTTTGGGGATGACGTCGTTTTTCTTGAAAAATTCGTCCAAAATGCACGCCATATCGAAGTGCAGATTTTCGGGGATGACAAAGGGAATATCGTCCATCTATTCGAGCGCAACTGTTCGGTGCAAAGACGGAACCAAAAAGTGATTGAAGAATCTCCTTCGCCTTCATTGAATAAAGAGGTGGGAGAACAGCTTTATGAGGCGGCGGTTGCTGCTGGGAAAGCTGTTCAATATCGAAATGCAGGAACTGTGGAATTCATCTTATCGGAAAACGATGATTTTTATTTCCTGGAAATGAATACCCGTCTTCAAGTGGAGCATCCCGTCACTGAAGAAGTAACCGGCTATGATCTAGTGGAATGGCAGATTGAAGTGGCGCGTGGCAATGAATTGCCTGTCAAAGATCAGAATCGGATTAAGAGTTATGGTCATGCAATCGAGTTCCGAATTTATGCGGAGGATCCGACGACTTTCATGCCGTCTCCGGGAACAATCCGTAAAATGCAATGGAATGATTTTGCTCAAGTTCGCATTGACTCGGGCTACGAAGAGGGTGGGAGTGTCACGCCATTCTATGATCCGATGATAGCAAAAGTGATCGTCCATGCGGATGGGCGCCAAGAAGCGATAAACAAAGCTGAAGAATTCTTCAAATCGTTTACGATTGAAGGGGTTAAATCGAATATTCCACTCTTTCAAAAGTTTATAGGGTCGGAAGAATTCGAGAGTGGAAACTATAATACGAATGTATTGGCAGATTGGTTGAAAACTAAAAAGGAGGAAGTGAAGAAATGA
- a CDS encoding YlbF family regulator, with product MMMTDEWMSIIEQSEILSDMLLSSEIIQEYRRANHAVYSDKSLAEAIYDFTYMKERYEEVQRFGRYHPDYKIVMKDIRIQKRELDMNEHVAALRLAENDVQRLLNEISAILAGAVSESIKVPAGDSFFVDSSCGGGCGTGGSCSCSA from the coding sequence ATGATGATGACAGATGAATGGATGTCAATCATTGAGCAATCAGAAATACTCTCCGATATGTTGCTCTCTTCCGAAATCATCCAAGAGTACAGAAGAGCGAATCATGCCGTCTATTCCGACAAATCGTTGGCTGAAGCGATCTATGATTTTACCTATATGAAGGAGCGTTACGAAGAAGTGCAACGTTTCGGCAGATACCATCCTGACTATAAGATAGTCATGAAAGATATACGAATACAAAAGAGGGAATTGGATATGAATGAGCATGTCGCCGCATTGCGTCTCGCTGAGAACGATGTGCAAAGACTGTTGAATGAAATCAGCGCGATCCTTGCAGGTGCGGTATCAGAATCCATCAAAGTTCCTGCGGGAGATAGTTTCTTTGTAGATTCATCTTGCGGGGGAGGATGCGGCACTGGTGGGAGCTGCTCCTGCTCAGCGTGA
- a CDS encoding methylthioribose kinase produces the protein MLQQYFIELGEGYGDIYELMELMETNQHRIHRTFIFSSNIKGGQAISLAVAFQSARNSNFMPIYICREGITQTGESKPKRRLLFEEASLACGQEPIYIGLKHSTEFADTKLFYQYITGILRLNHLVPPLQ, from the coding sequence ATGTTACAGCAGTATTTTATTGAATTAGGTGAAGGATATGGCGACATCTACGAGCTCATGGAACTGATGGAAACGAATCAACACCGTATCCATAGGACCTTCATCTTCTCTTCAAACATCAAAGGCGGACAAGCGATTTCCCTGGCAGTTGCATTCCAATCAGCCCGAAACAGCAATTTCATGCCGATCTACATATGCAGGGAAGGCATAACCCAAACCGGTGAATCCAAGCCGAAGAGAAGGCTCCTCTTTGAAGAAGCTTCACTTGCATGTGGTCAGGAACCGATTTATATCGGATTGAAGCATTCAACCGAATTTGCGGATACGAAACTGTTCTATCAGTATATAACAGGAATCCTCCGTCTTAATCATCTTGTCCCGCCATTGCAATAA
- a CDS encoding enoyl-CoA hydratase/isomerase family protein, whose product MSYKIEINNGIATFTINRPEMRNAVNHAVMEGLEKFLSQVESDDSLAFAVITGAGDRAFCSGGDLSEFHGFRTADEAYPMLSKMAGLLYRLSVLPVPVIGLVNGAAVGGGCEIATACDYRLVSSKAKAGFIQGTLAITSGWGGASQLLVKMNNHDAMMKILSEAKVHTAEQLQAIGWATDIYEGDAQAGLEQFMSDMKKIHPSVHRAYKRMAILKWEQSGLGIHMLEEAAQCAKLWESDAHHEAVDKFLRKK is encoded by the coding sequence TTGTCATATAAAATAGAAATCAACAATGGAATAGCTACATTCACAATCAATCGGCCCGAAATGAGAAATGCGGTCAACCATGCAGTTATGGAAGGTCTTGAAAAGTTCTTGTCACAAGTCGAATCAGATGACAGCTTAGCGTTTGCAGTCATTACAGGGGCTGGGGACCGTGCATTTTGTTCAGGTGGCGACCTGTCGGAATTCCATGGATTCCGTACAGCGGATGAAGCTTACCCGATGCTGAGCAAGATGGCTGGATTGTTATATAGATTGTCAGTCTTGCCTGTGCCAGTCATTGGACTCGTCAATGGAGCGGCAGTCGGTGGGGGATGTGAAATCGCAACTGCATGCGATTACCGACTTGTATCTTCAAAGGCAAAGGCAGGATTCATCCAAGGTACGCTCGCCATAACAAGTGGATGGGGTGGCGCCTCGCAGCTGCTTGTCAAAATGAATAATCATGATGCAATGATGAAAATATTATCAGAAGCGAAAGTGCATACAGCGGAACAGTTACAAGCAATCGGATGGGCGACGGATATTTACGAAGGGGATGCACAAGCCGGCTTGGAGCAATTCATGTCAGATATGAAGAAAATACACCCGTCCGTACACCGTGCTTATAAGAGGATGGCAATCTTGAAATGGGAGCAAAGCGGGTTAGGGATCCACATGCTGGAAGAAGCCGCCCAATGCGCAAAACTATGGGAAAGCGATGCCCACCATGAAGCTGTGGATAAGTTTTTGCGGAAAAAGTAA